In the Chroococcidiopsis sp. SAG 2025 genome, one interval contains:
- a CDS encoding TIGR03960 family B12-binding radical SAM protein: protein MALAVETLLTAEIQRPARYLGNERGAIRKNWQSADVRWVLTYPELYEVGASNLGHVILYNILNAQPRQMCDRAYLPAPDLAAKLRETHTPLFAVESRRSLTEFDILGFSLSYELGATNILEMLDLAGIPLTWRERQALKGAGSREQGAGEQLLISHYPLIFAGGQTATSNPEPYADFFDFIALGDGEELLPEISLVVAEGKAAGLNREELLLDLAQIPGVYVPRFYDLAMDGSIHPNRPDVPEKIIRRVATPIPAYSTGLVPYVETVHDRLTIEIRRGCTRGCRFCQPGMLTRPARDVEPEQVVEAIETGMRATGYNEFSLLSLSCSDYLSLPTVGMEIKNRLQNENISLSLPSQRVDRFDENIANILGGYRQSGLTFAPEAGTQRMRDIVNKGLTNEELLRGVKTAWEQGWDKIKLYFMIGLPGETDVDVLGIAETVAWLQRECRAQGRKPLAFNLTISNFTPKPHTPFQWHSVSTGEFQRKQELLRQEFRRMRGVKVNFTDVRISAMEDFIGRGDRRLSVVLRRAWELGAGMDSWYDSVERAYNAWGQAIAESGLTWKYRQVEQGEWNLIQGSREQGRAGSRGAEEQNLLSFPTPDSRTGGFVNPPLPTPDSLDRPLPWDRIDTGIEKKWLKEDLQRAMEAATVPDCSFDGCSHCGVCGVDFGHNIVIEPPPIPQFAGQYVPNNTKVQRLRLRFGKLGDMALVSHLDLMRLFDRAVRRAALPVSFTAGFSPSPRISVALALPLGVTSSGEIVDFELTQIVEPAVFRQQLSSQLPTDIPIYDAIALDLKAPAAMKTLTGAEYILTIAATQTTTPTQQQEWIETIKNSTEIWWEQTTKSKKTYQVNLRDRLFELELVPPHNPDTGEPDNTFNLRYTGSCSQDGNHLKPEHVTFMLEQVARQEIQLLHIHRQQLFLQ, encoded by the coding sequence GTGGCACTTGCAGTAGAAACATTACTAACGGCTGAAATTCAACGTCCAGCTCGCTACTTAGGTAACGAGCGGGGAGCTATACGTAAGAATTGGCAATCGGCAGATGTCCGCTGGGTGCTGACATATCCTGAGTTGTATGAAGTTGGTGCATCTAATCTAGGGCACGTCATTCTATACAATATTTTGAACGCACAACCCCGCCAAATGTGCGATCGCGCCTACCTCCCAGCTCCTGACCTGGCAGCAAAGCTACGCGAGACGCATACGCCCTTATTTGCTGTTGAATCGCGAAGATCGTTAACAGAATTTGATATTTTAGGCTTTAGCCTCAGTTACGAGTTAGGAGCTACCAATATTTTAGAAATGTTGGATTTAGCTGGTATTCCTCTGACTTGGAGAGAAAGACAAGCTTTGAAGGGAGCGGGGAGCAGGGAGCAGGGAGCAGGGGAGCAGCTACTGATTTCTCACTATCCACTCATTTTTGCGGGCGGGCAGACGGCAACATCAAACCCCGAACCTTATGCTGATTTTTTTGATTTCATTGCTTTAGGTGACGGGGAAGAACTGTTACCAGAAATTAGTTTAGTCGTTGCAGAAGGCAAGGCAGCAGGGTTAAATCGAGAAGAACTTTTGCTGGATCTAGCGCAAATCCCAGGGGTCTACGTGCCGCGATTTTACGATCTGGCAATGGATGGTTCCATTCACCCCAATCGTCCAGACGTTCCAGAGAAAATAATTCGGCGCGTTGCTACGCCCATACCAGCGTATTCTACAGGTTTAGTTCCCTACGTCGAGACAGTCCACGATCGCCTGACGATCGAAATTCGGCGCGGTTGTACTCGCGGCTGTCGCTTTTGCCAACCAGGAATGCTCACTCGCCCCGCACGGGACGTAGAACCGGAGCAGGTTGTCGAGGCGATCGAAACGGGAATGAGGGCAACGGGATACAATGAATTTTCTCTACTTTCCCTCAGTTGTTCCGACTATTTATCTCTTCCTACTGTAGGAATGGAGATTAAAAACCGCTTGCAAAACGAAAATATTTCCCTTTCGCTTCCTAGTCAGCGAGTAGACCGTTTTGATGAAAATATCGCAAATATTTTGGGGGGTTATCGCCAAAGCGGGTTGACCTTTGCCCCAGAAGCTGGAACCCAGCGGATGCGAGATATCGTCAATAAGGGCTTGACGAATGAAGAATTATTGCGAGGCGTAAAAACAGCTTGGGAACAAGGCTGGGACAAAATTAAGCTCTACTTCATGATTGGATTGCCTGGGGAAACAGATGTCGATGTGTTGGGGATCGCGGAAACCGTCGCATGGCTACAACGGGAATGTCGCGCCCAAGGGAGAAAACCTTTGGCATTCAATTTAACAATTTCCAACTTTACACCCAAACCCCACACCCCGTTTCAATGGCATTCTGTCTCTACAGGCGAATTCCAGCGCAAGCAAGAATTATTACGCCAAGAGTTTCGGCGCATGAGAGGAGTCAAAGTTAATTTTACCGACGTGCGGATCTCGGCAATGGAAGACTTCATCGGACGAGGCGATCGCCGTTTATCCGTCGTATTGCGCCGTGCTTGGGAACTGGGTGCGGGAATGGACTCGTGGTACGACAGCGTAGAGAGAGCGTATAACGCTTGGGGACAAGCGATCGCCGAATCCGGCTTAACCTGGAAGTATCGCCAAGTCGAGCAGGGTGAGTGGAATTTGATTCAAGGGAGCAGGGAGCAGGGACGAGCAGGGAGCAGGGGAGCAGAGGAGCAAAACCTACTTTCTTTCCCGACTCCCGACTCCCGTACGGGCGGGTTTGTCAACCCGCCCCTACCGACTCCCGACTCCCTAGATCGCCCTTTGCCTTGGGATCGCATCGACACGGGGATCGAGAAAAAATGGCTCAAGGAAGATCTGCAACGCGCAATGGAGGCTGCAACCGTCCCCGATTGCTCTTTTGATGGTTGTTCTCACTGCGGTGTTTGTGGAGTCGATTTCGGTCACAACATTGTCATCGAACCACCACCAATTCCCCAATTTGCCGGACAGTACGTTCCTAACAATACCAAAGTTCAAAGACTGCGACTCCGGTTTGGCAAGCTGGGAGATATGGCGCTAGTGAGCCATCTCGACTTGATGCGCCTGTTCGATCGCGCCGTCCGACGAGCCGCATTGCCCGTATCCTTTACAGCCGGATTTAGCCCCAGTCCGAGGATTTCTGTAGCGCTAGCTCTGCCTTTAGGAGTAACGAGTAGTGGAGAGATTGTCGATTTTGAACTAACTCAAATCGTCGAGCCAGCAGTTTTTCGGCAACAACTGAGCAGCCAGTTACCAACAGACATACCTATATACGATGCGATCGCGCTCGATTTAAAAGCACCTGCGGCAATGAAAACTCTAACGGGAGCAGAGTACATCCTGACAATAGCGGCAACTCAAACGACAACACCGACACAACAGCAGGAATGGATAGAAACTATTAAGAATTCAACCGAAATTTGGTGGGAGCAGACGACAAAATCTAAGAAAACTTATCAGGTGAACTTGCGCGATCGCCTATTTGAATTAGAATTAGTTCCACCACACAACCCAGATACAGGAGAACCAGATAATACCTTTAACTTGCGCTATACGGGTAGTTGCTCTCAAGACGGCAATCACCTGAAACCAGAACACGTCACGTTCATGCTAGAGCAAGTTGCCCGCCAAGAAATCCAACTGCTCCACATCCATCGCCAGCAACTCTTTTTACAGTGA
- a CDS encoding STAS domain-containing protein, which yields MMQTMTAPRATVIRPNGHFNAANAADFQRYLTAEVTQATHDCVVVNLEQVESMDSAGLMVLVHGLRVAQSLGKSFHLCSVAPSIRIIFELTQLDSVFEILDTPVEVTAA from the coding sequence ATGATGCAAACAATGACTGCTCCTAGAGCTACAGTAATTCGCCCTAACGGTCACTTTAATGCAGCGAATGCCGCTGACTTTCAGCGATACCTGACCGCAGAAGTTACACAGGCAACACACGACTGTGTGGTCGTCAATCTAGAACAAGTAGAGTCGATGGATAGTGCCGGTTTGATGGTATTAGTTCATGGATTGAGAGTGGCACAATCGCTCGGAAAAAGTTTCCACCTTTGCTCTGTTGCACCTTCAATTCGGATTATCTTTGAGTTGACTCAACTAGATAGCGTATTTGAAATTTTAGATACACCTGTAGAGGTTACAGCAGCTTAG
- the clpS gene encoding ATP-dependent Clp protease adapter ClpS: protein MSVETLEQRSTVRKLAPRYRVLLHNDDFNPMEHVVQVLIQTVPSLTQPQAVDIMMEAHTNGIALVITCAQEHAEFYCETLKNHGLTSTIEPDE from the coding sequence GTGTCCGTCGAAACCCTGGAGCAGCGTTCAACAGTTCGTAAACTCGCACCTCGGTATCGCGTGTTGCTTCATAATGATGACTTTAATCCTATGGAGCATGTGGTGCAGGTATTGATACAGACTGTACCCAGCCTCACCCAACCACAAGCAGTAGATATTATGATGGAAGCCCATACAAATGGCATCGCTTTAGTCATTACCTGCGCTCAAGAACACGCTGAGTTTTACTGTGAAACCCTCAAAAATCATGGTTTGACCAGTACGATTGAGCCAGATGAGTAA
- a CDS encoding CPBP family intramembrane glutamic endopeptidase, whose amino-acid sequence MRLVIFILVLLLLWLPVAAPIHWWVDDKNLVNILTLPLLYGIFTILLRLWGKSIYRQPHVLQEYGLVTTRQNRQELLIGLGLGVASVLSLFLLEGWLGWLWWRQPSIFLWRFVVEGLIVALAYGFAEELLFRGWLLDELQRDYHPQTALWTNACIFAALHFIKPLAEIRRTLLQFPALVLLGLTLVWAKRCGKGRLGLPIGLHAGLIWGYYTINVGQMVQYHDRVPEWLTGIDRNPLAGGMGMLFLGAIALGVRRFSHKSR is encoded by the coding sequence TTGAGGCTAGTCATTTTTATCTTAGTACTGCTGCTACTATGGTTGCCTGTAGCTGCACCAATTCATTGGTGGGTGGATGACAAAAACTTAGTGAATATTCTCACCTTGCCGTTGCTGTATGGAATATTTACTATCCTGTTACGGCTGTGGGGAAAGTCTATCTATCGTCAGCCACACGTGTTACAAGAATATGGTTTGGTTACAACTAGGCAGAATAGGCAGGAGCTACTGATAGGATTGGGGCTTGGGGTCGCTAGTGTTTTGAGTTTATTTTTGCTAGAAGGATGGTTGGGTTGGCTATGGTGGCGACAACCCTCTATTTTTTTGTGGCGATTTGTTGTTGAAGGGTTAATCGTTGCTTTGGCTTATGGTTTTGCGGAAGAGTTACTTTTCCGGGGATGGCTGTTAGATGAGTTACAGCGAGATTACCATCCTCAGACAGCGCTCTGGACGAATGCTTGCATATTTGCCGCACTGCACTTTATTAAACCACTAGCAGAAATTCGTCGAACCCTGCTGCAATTTCCAGCTTTGGTGTTGTTAGGTTTAACTCTTGTATGGGCAAAACGCTGTGGCAAAGGTCGTTTGGGTTTACCAATTGGTCTTCATGCTGGGTTAATTTGGGGTTATTACACAATTAATGTCGGGCAAATGGTGCAATATCACGATCGCGTCCCAGAATGGTTAACTGGTATCGATCGCAATCCTCTCGCTGGTGGAATGGGAATGTTGTTTTTAGGCGCGATCGCCTTAGGTGTGAGAAGATTTAGCCACAAGTCACGTTAA
- a CDS encoding glycosyltransferase family 2 protein has product MKLVSVIILIYNSEKYIAATLESVLSQTYHHIEVLLIDDSSPDKSIEICQQFNDQRIRIIRQQNRGLPGARNVGIRQAQGDYLAFIDGDDLWRRDKLEHHVNHLANSAEVGVSFSRSAFIDEAGKFLGSYQTPKLKGITPSYLMRCNPVGNGSAAVVRREVFAAIAFSPRQYSDNRHDTLDCYFDEQFRYSGGDVDLWLRILLQTKWQIEGIPEALTLYRVHSSGLSAQLDRQLAAGEQLIAKLRTYGTPLEPNWEAVIRAYHLRYLARSAIRWKSDAIAIQLMHQAIASYWRIVLESPRQTVMTLIAAYLLLLVPRRLRAHFEVIVGQPTTIFQKLKTRIGIQN; this is encoded by the coding sequence ATGAAATTAGTTTCAGTAATTATCTTAATTTACAATAGCGAAAAATATATCGCTGCGACATTAGAGTCTGTGTTATCACAGACATACCATCATATTGAAGTATTGCTAATTGACGATAGTTCTCCAGATAAGAGTATAGAAATTTGTCAGCAATTTAACGACCAAAGAATTAGAATTATCCGCCAACAAAATCGCGGCTTGCCAGGAGCGAGAAACGTAGGTATTCGGCAAGCACAAGGAGATTATTTAGCATTTATCGATGGCGATGACTTATGGCGACGGGATAAATTAGAGCATCACGTCAATCATCTCGCTAATTCCGCAGAAGTTGGAGTCAGCTTCAGTCGTTCTGCTTTTATTGACGAAGCAGGTAAATTTTTAGGCTCGTATCAAACACCGAAACTTAAGGGAATTACCCCCTCATATCTAATGCGATGTAATCCTGTAGGCAACGGTTCGGCTGCTGTCGTCAGACGAGAAGTCTTTGCCGCGATCGCATTTTCACCTCGCCAATATTCAGACAACCGACACGACACGCTAGACTGCTACTTTGACGAACAATTTCGTTATTCTGGCGGCGATGTCGATCTGTGGTTGCGAATCTTATTGCAAACCAAATGGCAAATTGAAGGAATTCCCGAAGCTTTAACTTTATATCGCGTTCACTCTAGCGGACTCTCAGCTCAATTAGATCGACAATTGGCAGCAGGAGAACAATTAATTGCCAAACTTCGTACTTATGGAACCCCACTAGAGCCGAATTGGGAGGCTGTGATTAGAGCATATCATCTACGTTACTTAGCTCGGAGTGCTATTCGCTGGAAGTCCGATGCGATCGCGATTCAATTGATGCATCAAGCCATAGCTTCCTATTGGCGGATCGTTCTAGAATCACCGCGCCAAACTGTGATGACACTTATTGCGGCTTACCTGTTGTTACTCGTTCCCCGCCGCTTGCGCGCTCATTTTGAGGTCATAGTCGGACAGCCAACAACAATTTTCCAAAAACTAAAAACTAGGATCGGAATTCAGAATTAA
- a CDS encoding DegT/DnrJ/EryC1/StrS family aminotransferase, with product MTNIPIRSQEEFLVFGAPVIETAEIEEVIATLKSGWLGTGAKVAQFERDFRVYKGADNAIAVNSCGAALHLSLIAASLQPGDEVITSPLTFCATVNAITHVGATPVLADVDPVTMNIDPAQVEAKITPRTKAILPVHFAGRPCDMDALCNLASRYGLKIVEDCAHAIETEYKGKKAGTFGDFGCFSFYATKNICTGEGGMILARNSDDATRIKALSLHGISKDAWKRFSEEGYKHYQVLESGFKYNMMDLQAALGIHQLKQVETRWQRRQEIWQHYNRAFADLPLVLPTKPETHTRHAYHLYPILIDEKKTGCDRDTFLNAMTAENIGVGVHYLSIPEHDYYQQRFGWQPEDYPQAMRIGRQTVSLPLSAKLTRQDELDVIQAVRKVLALGQPHKHMRTEERGTSERQGRQRAERATFNQQLSTTVFT from the coding sequence ATGACAAACATTCCTATTCGTTCTCAAGAAGAGTTTCTGGTATTTGGCGCGCCTGTTATTGAAACAGCAGAAATAGAAGAAGTGATCGCCACTCTCAAAAGCGGCTGGCTGGGAACAGGAGCCAAAGTCGCTCAGTTTGAGCGAGATTTTAGGGTATATAAAGGAGCAGACAATGCGATCGCTGTGAATTCTTGTGGCGCAGCACTACACTTGAGCCTAATAGCGGCTTCCTTACAACCAGGAGATGAAGTCATTACCAGTCCCCTGACGTTTTGCGCCACGGTTAACGCCATTACTCATGTGGGCGCGACACCCGTGCTAGCAGATGTCGATCCCGTCACGATGAATATCGATCCTGCCCAAGTCGAAGCAAAAATTACCCCGAGAACAAAGGCGATCCTGCCCGTCCACTTTGCAGGTAGACCGTGTGATATGGATGCTTTATGCAATCTTGCCTCGCGCTACGGCTTGAAAATCGTTGAAGACTGCGCCCACGCGATAGAAACAGAATATAAAGGTAAAAAAGCAGGTACTTTTGGTGACTTTGGCTGTTTTAGTTTCTATGCCACCAAAAATATTTGCACGGGTGAAGGTGGCATGATTTTAGCCCGTAACTCCGATGATGCCACCCGAATCAAAGCGTTGAGCTTGCATGGTATCAGTAAAGATGCTTGGAAGCGGTTTAGCGAAGAGGGATACAAACACTATCAAGTTCTGGAAAGCGGGTTTAAATACAACATGATGGATCTGCAAGCTGCCCTTGGCATCCATCAATTGAAGCAAGTAGAAACCCGCTGGCAGCGCCGTCAAGAGATTTGGCAGCACTACAACCGAGCTTTTGCCGATCTACCCTTGGTACTTCCTACCAAACCAGAAACCCATACTCGCCATGCCTATCATCTTTATCCGATACTTATTGACGAGAAAAAAACTGGATGCGATCGCGACACTTTTCTCAACGCGATGACAGCAGAAAATATTGGCGTGGGCGTACATTATCTCAGTATTCCAGAACACGATTACTATCAGCAAAGATTTGGTTGGCAACCGGAAGACTATCCTCAAGCAATGCGAATTGGGCGGCAGACAGTAAGTCTGCCGCTTTCTGCAAAGTTGACTCGCCAAGATGAATTAGATGTCATTCAAGCAGTGAGAAAGGTTCTAGCATTGGGTCAGCCTCATAAACATATGAGAACTGAGGAGAGAGGTACAAGCGAAAGACAAGGAAGACAGAGAGCTGAGAGAGCAACGTTCAACCAACAACTTTCAACAACCGTCTTCACGTAG
- a CDS encoding pentapeptide repeat-containing protein codes for MTDSIAAIREGKIKQLPGANLEDEDLAGLDLAEMNLAGANLVGTDFSGSKLERSRLEGANLLGSKLYGADLRANFLGANLMQADMTSADLRGSNLRGANLMGAKLAQSAIAGAFLSGANLMSANLQGADLRGADLRGVNLSNANLQGANLTQADLRGALLNEANLEEADLRGANLAGANLSGTNLLCAELDGTNLAGVNLTGACLLGTVVKQ; via the coding sequence ATGACTGATTCTATTGCAGCAATTAGAGAAGGAAAAATTAAGCAATTACCAGGAGCCAATTTAGAAGATGAAGATCTGGCAGGATTAGATCTGGCGGAAATGAATTTAGCAGGGGCTAACTTAGTCGGAACCGATTTTTCTGGCTCCAAGTTAGAACGATCGCGTCTGGAAGGCGCTAACCTACTCGGTAGCAAGCTGTACGGTGCAGATTTGCGGGCTAACTTTTTGGGAGCCAATTTGATGCAGGCTGACATGACGAGTGCCGATCTGCGAGGTAGTAACCTCCGAGGCGCAAATTTGATGGGCGCGAAACTAGCCCAAAGCGCGATCGCCGGAGCATTTTTGAGTGGGGCAAACCTGATGAGTGCTAACTTGCAGGGCGCAGATCTCAGAGGGGCAGATTTACGGGGTGTCAATCTTTCTAATGCAAATTTACAAGGAGCTAACCTGACTCAGGCAGATTTACGGGGTGCTTTGTTGAATGAAGCCAATTTAGAAGAAGCTGACTTGCGGGGAGCGAATTTAGCAGGTGCTAACCTTTCAGGTACCAATCTTTTGTGTGCGGAATTAGATGGAACTAATCTTGCGGGAGTGAATTTGACTGGTGCTTGCTTGTTGGGAACCGTGGTGAAACAGTGA
- a CDS encoding DICT sensory domain-containing protein — MLEGSILQQLKSALENTNRPLNLGVYYKNTLVALCHALEDCILVSGSQPLVITAFQRGKWYLQEAERYYDLAQNSRHVVIMAAPDTGFADHPTSKLPNVDLVALNPEDPVAQEWHLIILAPSYTAMVLCQELSEADYGVGGRPTIDLERKFYGFWTFEPARVEKTIELAIAHVNTYNPELAQHLKSHVQAIAQESAQVEPDDLNTIVSCVVDYLQTSEYNIKQIEHHQVLDSNLVSNELQAFLRLGQLIDLADTGNPLAAAEVTAIAEIMGQLLNLPAWQVKRLRLASLLHRIAPQSVNVQYGEAPSCPLIPAAQVLRTMPRLSAIAQIINHLSEHWDGSGQPAGLIGETIPLESRILGLVADFQQRFTHLSQSHTREEALSTAFDQCQQEQGKAWEPKLVDTLELLVRGMQQGLTLPVSPTKISSGMWLIEENSEIGIRKSGVVGG, encoded by the coding sequence ATGCTAGAAGGCTCCATCTTACAACAGCTCAAATCAGCACTCGAAAACACGAATCGACCCCTCAACCTGGGTGTCTATTATAAAAATACCTTGGTTGCCCTGTGTCATGCCCTAGAAGACTGCATTTTGGTTTCTGGTAGCCAGCCGTTAGTCATTACGGCTTTTCAACGGGGTAAATGGTATCTGCAAGAAGCAGAACGCTACTACGATTTAGCGCAAAATTCTCGCCATGTGGTGATTATGGCAGCTCCAGATACGGGCTTTGCCGACCATCCTACCAGCAAATTACCAAATGTAGACTTAGTGGCGTTAAACCCCGAAGACCCAGTGGCGCAAGAATGGCATTTGATAATTCTTGCTCCTAGCTACACGGCGATGGTACTTTGTCAAGAGTTATCTGAGGCGGATTACGGAGTCGGGGGCAGACCGACAATCGATTTAGAACGTAAATTTTACGGTTTTTGGACGTTTGAGCCAGCTAGAGTAGAGAAAACGATCGAGTTAGCGATCGCCCACGTTAACACTTACAACCCCGAACTTGCACAACACCTCAAATCTCACGTCCAGGCGATCGCCCAAGAGTCTGCCCAAGTAGAACCAGACGATTTAAATACAATCGTTTCTTGCGTGGTCGATTACCTCCAAACCAGCGAATATAACATCAAGCAGATAGAACATCACCAGGTATTAGATAGTAATTTAGTTTCCAACGAATTACAAGCCTTCCTCCGCTTAGGACAACTGATCGATCTTGCCGATACGGGCAACCCCCTCGCAGCCGCAGAAGTCACCGCGATCGCCGAAATTATGGGGCAATTACTCAATCTTCCCGCTTGGCAAGTCAAACGCCTGCGCCTAGCCAGTCTACTCCATCGCATCGCCCCCCAATCGGTCAACGTGCAGTATGGCGAAGCCCCCAGTTGCCCTCTCATCCCAGCCGCTCAAGTTTTGCGTACCATGCCTCGCCTGAGTGCGATCGCCCAAATTATCAACCATCTCTCAGAACATTGGGATGGTAGCGGACAGCCAGCTGGTTTGATTGGGGAAACAATCCCGTTAGAGTCGCGAATTTTAGGCTTAGTGGCAGATTTTCAGCAGCGTTTTACCCATCTATCCCAATCTCATACAAGAGAGGAAGCCCTATCAACTGCGTTCGATCAATGTCAGCAAGAACAGGGCAAAGCCTGGGAACCAAAACTTGTAGACACCTTAGAACTCCTCGTGCGCGGGATGCAACAAGGTTTAACCCTACCCGTTTCCCCCACAAAAATTAGCAGTGGAATGTGGCTAATTGAAGAGAATTCGGAAATCGGAATTCGTAAGTCGGGAGTGGTGGGTGGCTAG
- a CDS encoding photosystem II high light acclimation radical SAM protein: MENRILYVRLPCNPIFPIGVVYLADHVHKLFPEIEQRIFDLGTVPPLDFNSALDTCIDEFQPTLLVFSWRDIQIYAPVGGRGGNPLQHSFEFFYAFNPLVKFRGATGLLRLAVSYYKELWRNQGLIKRGLKRAQKHQPNARAVAGGGAVSVFYEQLQHNLPQGTVVSVGEGETLLEKLLRDEDFSNERCYVVGETQPRDRLIHEAPTPLEKSACNYDYIEKIWAEFPYYLQSSDFYIGVQTKRGCPHNCCYCIYTVVEGKQVRINPADEVVAEMRQLYDRGIRNFWFTDAQFIPARRFIDDAIELLQKIVDSGMTDIHWAAYIRADNLTPELCDLMVKTGMNYFEIGITSGSQELVRKMRMGYNLRTVLENCRDLKAAGFNDLVSVNYSFNVIDERPETIRQTIAYHRELERIFGADKVEPAIFFIGLQPHTHLEEYAFKNGVLKPDYDPMNLKPWTVQKLLWNPEPLGSFFGEVCLQAWRQNPNDFGREVMKILEERLGCAPLEEALSAPITTTDKKQLVTA; encoded by the coding sequence ATGGAAAACCGCATTCTCTACGTTCGCCTTCCATGCAACCCTATATTTCCGATTGGGGTTGTTTACTTGGCAGATCACGTTCACAAGCTTTTTCCCGAAATCGAACAGCGAATTTTTGACTTAGGGACAGTTCCGCCACTCGACTTTAATTCTGCCTTAGATACTTGTATCGACGAATTTCAGCCGACGCTTTTAGTATTCTCTTGGCGAGATATTCAGATTTATGCCCCAGTAGGTGGTAGGGGTGGTAATCCCTTACAACATTCCTTTGAGTTTTTCTACGCCTTCAATCCGTTAGTCAAATTTCGAGGTGCAACCGGATTGCTGCGATTGGCAGTTTCCTATTACAAGGAACTCTGGCGGAATCAAGGACTGATTAAACGCGGGCTAAAACGCGCTCAGAAACACCAACCAAATGCCCGTGCCGTAGCTGGTGGGGGTGCAGTCAGTGTATTTTACGAGCAGTTGCAGCATAATTTGCCCCAGGGAACGGTTGTTTCTGTCGGAGAAGGAGAAACACTGCTAGAAAAATTGTTGCGAGACGAAGATTTTAGCAACGAACGCTGCTACGTTGTTGGCGAAACTCAACCACGCGATCGCCTAATCCACGAAGCGCCAACACCGCTAGAAAAATCTGCTTGTAACTACGACTATATTGAAAAGATTTGGGCGGAATTCCCCTACTATCTACAGTCCTCCGACTTTTATATTGGCGTGCAAACAAAGCGCGGCTGTCCTCATAATTGCTGCTACTGCATTTACACCGTAGTGGAAGGCAAACAGGTACGGATCAACCCCGCCGATGAAGTCGTAGCCGAAATGCGGCAACTATACGATCGCGGCATTCGGAATTTCTGGTTTACCGATGCCCAGTTTATCCCAGCACGGAGATTCATCGATGATGCGATCGAACTGCTGCAAAAGATCGTTGATTCAGGCATGACTGATATCCACTGGGCAGCATACATCCGCGCCGACAACCTCACCCCCGAACTATGCGACTTAATGGTGAAAACGGGGATGAATTACTTCGAGATCGGCATCACCAGCGGTTCTCAGGAACTCGTGCGGAAAATGCGGATGGGCTATAACCTGCGCACGGTGTTGGAAAACTGCCGTGACTTAAAAGCAGCAGGCTTCAACGATCTCGTCTCCGTCAATTACTCCTTCAACGTCATTGACGAACGCCCCGAAACCATTCGCCAAACGATCGCCTACCACCGCGAACTCGAACGGATCTTCGGCGCTGATAAAGTCGAACCAGCCATTTTCTTTATCGGACTCCAACCCCATACCCACTTGGAAGAGTATGCCTTTAAAAACGGCGTACTCAAACCAGACTACGATCCGATGAACCTCAAACCTTGGACGGTACAGAAATTATTGTGGAACCCCGAACCTCTCGGTTCCTTCTTCGGTGAAGTTTGCCTGCAAGCATGGCGACAAAACCCCAACGACTTCGGACGCGAAGTGATGAAAATCTTAGAGGAACGCCTCGGCTGCGCCCCCCTCGAAGAAGCTCTTTCCGCCCCTATTACTACCACTGACAAAAAACAACTTGTAACGGCGTAA
- a CDS encoding DUF1830 domain-containing protein has product MAQILDSLPPEQSDRLLCCYVNATSKIQIARISNIPNWYFERVVFPGQRLVFEAPPKATLEIHTGMMASAILSDNIPCERLCLLEESKAEAQMDRPAARSVEQKDKPSQRNFKSPLLTTID; this is encoded by the coding sequence ATGGCTCAAATATTAGATTCCTTACCACCGGAACAGTCCGACCGACTTCTTTGCTGCTATGTAAACGCAACTAGTAAGATTCAAATTGCTCGGATATCAAATATCCCTAACTGGTATTTTGAACGAGTTGTGTTTCCAGGTCAACGCCTTGTATTTGAAGCGCCACCTAAAGCAACACTAGAAATTCACACGGGCATGATGGCGAGTGCTATTTTGTCAGATAATATTCCTTGCGAACGCTTGTGCTTGTTAGAAGAAAGCAAAGCAGAAGCACAAATGGATCGTCCAGCAGCGCGATCGGTAGAACAAAAAGATAAACCAAGTCAAAGAAATTTTAAATCCCCTCTTTTAACAACTATTGATTAG